A window of Bactrocera dorsalis isolate Fly_Bdor chromosome 4, ASM2337382v1, whole genome shotgun sequence genomic DNA:
CAATTTCGTTGTTATAAACTCCATCCAATTTCCGGTAAATCCGTCTCGGGATATTTCGGGCTGACGCAAGATGTAATCGATGTTCGTGTGAAATTTCACCTGGAATTCGTAAACActactttttttctttgcacCTGAATCAATAGTGTATTCGATCGATTCCGGACTATACCGGAAATCGCGGAGTGCCTCCACCCTATGGAATAGTTGCTGCTGCCTTTGTAATAAATGCGAGTTACGTAGCTGACGTTGTTTACGTCGCTGTTCGCGATTTAGTGCCCATTGAGATGTACATGGTGCATCGCTATCACTATCACTTTCAAAATTAGTGTTGTCGTTCTCCAATGAAGTTGTTTCACAAGCTCCTTTTGAAATGAGCAACACTATACGAACAAAGCCCTCATGCAGGTTTTTGAATTGAGTTAACGATTCAATATTTGCATATTGGCCactacaaattaatttaatagcaGTACTCACTGTAAGGCGGAGTGGGCAGTCGTTACTGCCTTTTACAACGTAAACTGTACTTTGCGTTTGTTTGAAATGTAATTTCACATGCGCACAGTTGAGTATATTACTAATCtctatctgaaaaaaaaaataccattaagttttttacaatatttaatattatgcaaATACCTCTTCGAAAAACATTTCCGCTACATCTGTCAAACCGTTTTAACTGAATTGCAAATCTAACTTCCGAAAAAGAATGTGTACAGtactaaacaaaaaattggtAAGAAAACAGTGCGCACAGAAATTCTTACCATATGACGTGAGGTTTGaagcattttgttgtttttgcgcttAGATTCCTAAATAATTCGTcataaatacattattttagaaaataaaaaatatttttttattcgttaTAATTATTTACAACGAATAGCTTAAatctatataaatgtatattaaagcaaaaaatagctgtcaattaacaaaacatttttaatagtaataatgccctatttatatacaataaataaaaattagtaactGTTTGAATGTTCAAATAACAACATAGCATCGTTTAAATATTCAGCTGTGTCAAAAATTTATCAACAATGACCCTGCTCCCGGTGTCGTCTCATATGACCAGCTAAACCCGCAAGCTGCGCATACGCTTGTCCACACAATTTGCATTTAAACTTCTTTTCTTCGAGATGCAAAAAATTATGATGGTATAGCGATTTAGCTCTTGCAAATGAGCGTCCACATACTTTACATTCATGTGGTCGCTCTGTGCCATGCGATGCTTTATGCTCCCTAACAGCCGATTTAGATACAAAACATTTGCCGCATTCATCACAAGCATACGGTTTCTCACCTGTATGTGAACGATAATGCACTTTAAGCATTTCCGGTATTCGACACGAGTAGCCACATATGTCACATatgaaattctttccttttgtATGGGTGCGTTTGTGAGCTTGGTACTGACGGCGTGTAAAGAAACTTTTATTACAGTTCTCATAATCGCAGACGAACCGTCGGTCCGTTCCATGGGAATGAGTTTCCATATGTCGTAACAGATTTGTTCGCGATGTACATCGTTTATCACAATGCATACATTTCATACCACCATGTTCCGAAAGGCAATGCTTCTCTAAACTTCGTAATGTTTTAAATTCTTCTGTGCATTCATCACATTTTTGAAGTTGAATAGTCACTATTTCCtcacttttaaaattatgaatttttgccAAATGTGAACGCAGATAATTGGAGCTTTTATAGACACGGGAACATATTTCACATTTGTATGACTCTGTTTGATGTTCACGCTTTTTGTTTCGCTGGAATGTGAAAAACTCgggtttataaataaataattggtaCACTTAAAATTTCTCTAAGAATACCTTTCGTTGATGCACAGGTGGTACATAATCTTTGTCATCAACATTagattcaaaattattttcagtattACTGTCTGAACCATCAGATAACGACTTATTCTCACTCCATTGACTTATACGTAACCCTGACTTTTCCTCATCCGGAATGATAAAGTCGTGCTCATCTAGAAATTCAGCTTCAGCAACAGTATCCTCAAAAATTGGTTCATCCTTCACATTTGACGCCAGGTATGGTGCTTcttcaacaaatatttcttcTGTTTTCAAGAAGTCCTTTTCGAGGTGTTCGTTCTTGCAGTGAAGCAAGAAATCCTGGTAGTCGAATGCTTTGAGTTCGCACAGTGTACAAATAATGGTAAATTCTGTTGAACTGTGACAAAAAATTTCACCACATTTTGCATTTTCACTTTTGTCAAATGCTTTGCTTGGTAATAATTTGAGCATGtcgatatttatttaaaattttgttgaatgctattgtaaacaaattcaattttttatccACTTCTTTTCATTCTTTTTACCTCTTAATTACGAATTACATTCACAATGGTATTTGGAATGCTTATTTGTTGACGATCAGCTGATTAAGACTTTTTATTGCACttgtggaataaaaaaaaatatatatctcacactggtattttggtgaaatcaaaatttttctagaAAATTTAATCAATATGCTTAAAGCGTTAAACAGATCTCAAACGTTCGTACAGTTGATTGATAAAAAGtgtgctgaaatattttttcgcaaagaGAATTGTTTTACAATAATATGCACACATTGCGAATTAAAAACTTTCAGTTTCGAGGAGTATTTACTGCATTTCAAAAATGTGCATCTTGCAACAAACAATTCATTACAAagtaatacaaatattgaaacagtggaaataaaaatcgaagacggCAAAGACTTCGAAGCAATTTCGGATAACGAGTTTAATACTCTTACAGAATTACAGGAAGTGCCTTTTTCTAATTCAACCAATTTATCCTCCCCTTTTGTTGTCAATGACAAAATAACCTCTGATGACTTAGATGAGCATAATGAATGGCTAAATGATGAAGAAACAGTTAAAAGTGATGAAGAACTAAGCAATCAGGGTTCTGAATATATACCAAGGGTATGTAGTGTAAAACTATCcacttacaaacatatatgtacatatactaaattgttaatttcagtAGATACTCAAACCTGAGCCAAAAAAGAGTTTAACAACAGCGGAATTCATATGCAAGGAATGTTCTAAAAGttataaattcgcaaaaaactTAGAAcgtcatataaaaaaatgtcataGTGAAGAATTACAATATACATGTGTACGTTGTAAACAGAATTTTAAGGATGAGCGATTACTAAACGCACACCTGCGAAAAAAACATTCCGGATTTCCATGTGGAGAATGCGAGAAGGTATATTCTAGTAAAGAAGCATTAAATATTCACCAATACAAGCACACTGGTGTGCGAGGATTCCATTGTAGTATAGATGGCTGTGGCAAATCTTTTTTTAATCCAAAGCAGCTATCGATGCACACACGTTATGTCCATcggcttgaaaaaaattttgtatgtgaaGTATGTGGATTTCGCACAAAAGGTCAACCTGCTCTAATTGTGCACAAGCGTTCACACACTGGAGAAAGGCCATTCGTTTGTAAATTGTGCGGCAAGGCATTTGCTTCTAAATCGCTTTTATGTGAGCATGAACCATCACATTCAAATGAGCGACCACATGTGTGCGATGTCTGTGGACGAACGTTTGCGCGACCAAAAGCACTGTATCATCATAAACATCTTCATTTGGGCATAAAGAAATTTGTGTGTAAACTCTGTGGCCGTGCCTTTGCACAAATGGCTGGGCTTGCTGGTCACATGCGGCAACATAAAGCGGATAACTGTTAAACATCAAGTTGTAATtgaattgcaataaatttaatttgttgtgcTATTCACAATATTAAGTTttcttaaaatgtatttatatttttaaaataaatttcgatattagtgttaaaaaaaaaaacaattttcatatgaaaatgattttgagtaaaatttgatTAGTTTCATAATAGTTGGACGCAGTCGTTCTAAAGtccattattttataaaacaatttgaaaattacatttaaaatcgTATCCTTAATTTACtacataaattgtttttaatatccagatacatatgtatactattacAATTTTAGTATAGATATTTGTTTTATGTCAACAGAGAAAAACAGCTGTTCGCCACTGGTTTTGTCGTTTGTAAACAAatctaaaattagttttttagtaGTGGAGATTGCACGCAAAAATGCTTAAAATCGTTAATGCTGCAAATAAATTCGGTTATAATCAGTCAAAGTCTAAATGTGCCGAAATTCATTATCAATCTTCAACATTTTCGATTTTATGCATTTTCTGTGGTTTGAAAACGCTTGCGTTTTCTGAATTCtgtgaacattttaaaaaacattGTGAAGAATTCACGAACGAATTGTCTGACACAGAAGTATTGACTATTAATATTGAAAGTAACAGTACGACAAATTCCAATTGCAAGCACGATCCATTGAAATTAGAAGCCGCAGATATCACAAATGATTCGGATGTGGGATTAAACATTCTTGGAACAGCCAATCAAggtgcaataaataaaatacaaaataaaaacgatgAAAGTCTTACTGTTAGTCAGTTGTTTCGGCACAAACCAGTATTTGTGGGATTACAATATGATAAGAATAttgtgaaaaacaaaataaaagaggAAGATACCGGCGtaagtttaacaaatatttgctaAGATTAGAAGttaattattatactttttaaaatataggTGA
This region includes:
- the LOC105232025 gene encoding zinc finger protein 595, whose protein sequence is MLKALNRSQTFVQLIDKKCAEIFFRKENCFTIICTHCELKTFSFEEYLLHFKNVHLATNNSLQSNTNIETVEIKIEDGKDFEAISDNEFNTLTELQEVPFSNSTNLSSPFVVNDKITSDDLDEHNEWLNDEETVKSDEELSNQGSEYIPRILKPEPKKSLTTAEFICKECSKSYKFAKNLERHIKKCHSEELQYTCVRCKQNFKDERLLNAHLRKKHSGFPCGECEKVYSSKEALNIHQYKHTGVRGFHCSIDGCGKSFFNPKQLSMHTRYVHRLEKNFVCEVCGFRTKGQPALIVHKRSHTGERPFVCKLCGKAFASKSLLCEHEPSHSNERPHVCDVCGRTFARPKALYHHKHLHLGIKKFVCKLCGRAFAQMAGLAGHMRQHKADNCWRLHAKMLKIVNAANKFGYNQSKSKCAEIHYQSSTFSILCIFCGLKTLAFSEFCEHFKKHCEEFTNELSDTEVLTINIESNSTTNSNCKHDPLKLEAADITNDSDVGLNILGTANQGAINKIQNKNDESLTVSQLFRHKPVFVGLQYDKNIVKNKIKEEDTGVNTKSTKTNLVHCSTYKRTSDHEHPSESESDHTDLNHTESKVNESIDWTKSYQPNLLKNSGKRPYKARNTPNMCTYCGKTFRRRLQLDTHLNIHTGSKPHQCEICGRQFRAVTTLARHRNTHQNRSDFCCKFCSKSFSRRAAMLSHELRHTQERRIPCNECEKLFYTVNQMDTHKRKVHHMTDDASLPFQCNLCTNRYRSASMLSTHKLKKHYKTAKIFCEQCDKKFIDEAQLEVHKTIHKPTLKHNS